TTGCGATATTATTTTAAAATCTGAAATGAAAAATAAAGGGGAAGTCCTTACTCAAAATAGAATTGGATTTGAGAACATAAATGTTGCATTGGGTGTTCTTTATAGAGAGTGGTATGAACTTATAGCGCAACAACTTTCTAATGAACAGGGCATGAACCTTGAATTAGGTTGCGGAGCAAGCTTTATAGACGAAATAATTAAAAATATTAAAAAATCAGATATTTTTTTAAACTCAAATACTGATTTAAAAATAGATGCAATGGAGGTAGGAATAAGATTTGAGAATGAAATATCGAACTTAATTTTAATTAATGTTTTTCATCACATAAGTAATCCTGAATTATTTTTAAGGTCAGCAGAAAAATCTCTTGTTTCAGGCGGAAGAATAATTATGGTTGAACCTAGCAATAATATTTGGAGTAGATTGATCTATAAATTAGTTGGACACGAAAAGTTTGATACAGAACAAAAAACTTGGAAGTTTGAATCAAATGATCCTTTATTAGATTCAAATCAAGCACTTTCATGGATAATTTTTAAAAGAGACTTTAAAAAATTTAAAAAATTATTTCCTAAATTTTCTCTTCTCAAAAAGAAAAGTATGATGCCTTTTTCTTATTTATTAAGTGGAGGACATACTTATAATTCGAAAGTTGGTAAAGTGTTTATCAAAATAATTAGAAAAATAGAACAAATTCTTTTTGACAAGAAATTTGGAATTTTTGACCTTATATGCATAGAAAAGCACTGAATTTGAAATCGATAATCTTTAAGACCCTTTTTTTGTATTTAGTTATTTATTTTGTTGCACTTATATTTAGATATAGTTACGATTTTGATTCTTTATTAAATAATTTTCAATATAAATATTTAATATTTTTGAATGTGATCTCTATATCTTTAGGTTTACCTTTATCAATTATTTTTGACATTATATTAATTAAGTTTTTTGGTTTAGATTATGTTTTCTTTTTTTCTCCTGTATTAACATTTTTAGGAGTAGTTCAAGTTTTGATTTTAAGAAAAATTAAGTTTAAGATTTCTAGGAGCATATTATTTTTTAAAAATCCTAAAAAAAATAGCCTTTATAAATTTTTTAAAAAAGTTACCTTTAAACCGCTTTATATCTTAATCATAAGAACTTTCCCGGTTTTACCTTTCTTCTTAGGTAGTTATTTTATTGCCTCTTCTAAAAGTAAAAAAAGGATCATATTAATAAATTCATTTTTGGGTTCATTTTTTTATTATCTTTTTTTGTTTTTTATAATTTGGAGTGCTAACTAATGATTTATTCATGAAAATCTTTTGATTTTTGTTATTAATAATTAACCATGTGGAACTTTTTTTATTAATTGATATGTTCAACATTAATAAAAAATTGGTCATTATAAAATCTAATTTGAGAATGAATGAATAGGGACCGCATTAAACTTATCCATAGCTAATAGAAATAGCTCTGCTAAAGAGATATTCAACCTAGTTATAATTAATATTATGACTTTGTAAGTATAGGAAAATTAGTTTTCCCAAAAGGGATCTGTGGTTAAAGACACGCTTAAAATAGATTTGTTTTTACTTTTAATATCATTTATACAAGCCCTTATCGTCTCGCCATTAACATCTATTTCACAGGCACCACAACTTCCTGTTAAACAGCCAGAAGGAATTTCTAAACCTGCTTTTTTTGCAGTAGAGAACCAATCATCTCCCTCAGAAGCGTATGTCTCGTTATTATTTGGCCATCTGATCTTAATTTTTATTTTTTTCAACTTTGTAAGGATGAGATATTTAAATGTTTATCAAATTCATTCGCAAGTTTATTAATAATCAATTCCCTTTTCATTTTATAAGATATAGATTTTTCATTTAATATTGGTAGTTTTCTATGCCTTTTAATTAAATTTATGTATTGGTCTCTCCATTTGTCATTTTCAAAAATCCCGTGGATATATGTGCCAGCAACAGTACCGCCATCATTATTTTCTTTGTACCAACCTAGATCTAAGTCCTTGAAAATAGGATTAATCTTTGATGAATTTTGCTTTTTATCAAATTCAGTTTGACCATTATGAATTTCAAATCCATTAATTTTTGATCGGCATGGCCAAATTGATTCGGATTTTATTTGACGCGTTAATTTTTTTTCAAAAAAAGTCGTTTTTAATGGCAGTAACCCAATGCCTTTAATTTTTTGTTCAGAATAACTTTTGGGACCCTCCTTGCAATAAGGATCTTCTAGTGTTGTTCCTAACATTTGTAACCCTCCACATATACCAATAATATTTCCTTTGTTATTTGAATATTCCCTTATGTCCTTAGATAAGCCAGAATTTTCAAGAAATATTTGATCTTTAATAGTTTGTTTACTACCAGGCAGAATAATGAAGTCATACTTACTCAAGTTTTGTGATTCCCTAATCCATTCAATTAAAATTGTTTCTTCATTCTCCAATGGATCGAAATCTGAGAAGTTACTTATAGATGGTAATTTTATAATTCCTACTTTGATATCAGGATTTTTGAAAAGTGATTTTTTTTCTAGTAAATCTAGAGAATCCTCTGGAGGAAATGAATCATTCAGCCATGGAATAATTCCAATAACAGGGATTTTAGTTTTATTCTCTATCCATTTTTTCCCGTCTTCAAATAATGAGAGGTCTCCTCTGAATCTATTTATAATAATTCCTTTAATAAGT
The genomic region above belongs to Prochlorococcus marinus str. GP2 and contains:
- a CDS encoding 2Fe-2S iron-sulfur cluster-binding protein — encoded protein: MKKIKIKIRWPNNNETYASEGDDWFSTAKKAGLEIPSGCLTGSCGACEIDVNGETIRACINDIKSKNKSILSVSLTTDPFWEN
- a CDS encoding cobyric acid synthase, which translates into the protein MELDEQLHEIKKPIMVLGTSSGAGKSLTVTAICRILKNSGEEPIPFKGQNMSNNAWVDWEGGEMAYSQALQAFACGINPSAEMNPILLKPQGNSISEVIHLGKSVGITTAINYYQDWFIPGWEVIKKSLYSIYKKSPNCRLIIEGAGSPVEMNLIHRDLTNLRIATYLKANCILVTDIERGGVFAQIIGTLELMKPEEKKLIKGIIINRFRGDLSLFEDGKKWIENKTKIPVIGIIPWLNDSFPPEDSLDLLEKKSLFKNPDIKVGIIKLPSISNFSDFDPLENEETILIEWIRESQNLSKYDFIILPGSKQTIKDQIFLENSGLSKDIREYSNNKGNIIGICGGLQMLGTTLEDPYCKEGPKSYSEQKIKGIGLLPLKTTFFEKKLTRQIKSESIWPCRSKINGFEIHNGQTEFDKKQNSSKINPIFKDLDLGWYKENNDGGTVAGTYIHGIFENDKWRDQYINLIKRHRKLPILNEKSISYKMKRELIINKLANEFDKHLNISSLQS